In Mongoliitalea daihaiensis, one DNA window encodes the following:
- a CDS encoding ABC transporter permease produces MELVKRKYYWWNKWTGYSLLILLLVATPLLTIFFKIFDSPGDSWRHISETLLWGYFQNTVLLLLGVAFFTFLLGVSTAWLVSNYEFPGRKHFEWLLILPLSFPGYIMAYTYVGLLSFTGPIQSFLRNNFDITFKGALVDLMNLPGAIFILSVTLFPYVFLISRTSFLQQSKSLQEASFLLGANRFQTFFKVALPMARPAIVGGIALASMEVLNDYGTVKYFGVNTFTTGIFRSWFSLGDSTTAIYLAAILMVFVFSILYLESWQRGNRQYASLKGTHKPTVRLTPTKTKRYFYTALCSSVFLISFLIPFFQIIHWVSLTYHKVINEAFFLLVYRSFTLAAITGIVIVILSVILLYTLRLSPFKWIKNITKISTLGYAIPGAVIAVGIMIPFLAFDKWIYNTFLTAKTAGLFLSGTLFALVFAYVVRFMAVGYNPVESGFQKIGIHVNEASRLLGSRSTKTLFKIDLPLIKNSLVSGVLLVFVDVLKELPLTLILRPFNYQTLATKTFDMATNEMIAESSNAALIIILTGIIPIILLNRLINKK; encoded by the coding sequence TTGGAATTAGTAAAAAGAAAGTATTACTGGTGGAATAAATGGACTGGCTACTCGCTGCTGATACTGCTGCTAGTAGCCACTCCTTTATTGACCATTTTTTTTAAAATCTTCGATAGCCCTGGAGATAGCTGGAGACATATTTCAGAAACTTTGCTTTGGGGATATTTTCAAAATACGGTATTGCTCCTACTGGGAGTAGCTTTTTTTACCTTTCTGTTGGGAGTGAGTACCGCTTGGCTCGTATCCAACTATGAATTCCCTGGAAGAAAACACTTTGAATGGTTATTAATTCTTCCCTTAAGTTTTCCAGGGTATATTATGGCCTACACCTATGTAGGTTTGTTGAGTTTTACAGGACCTATCCAAAGCTTCTTGCGCAATAATTTTGATATCACATTTAAAGGTGCTTTGGTTGACTTGATGAATTTGCCAGGGGCTATCTTCATACTTTCGGTAACCTTGTTTCCCTATGTTTTTCTCATCAGTCGCACCTCTTTTCTTCAGCAATCTAAAAGTCTTCAGGAGGCTTCCTTCCTGCTGGGGGCCAATCGTTTTCAGACTTTTTTCAAAGTAGCCCTGCCCATGGCTAGACCTGCCATAGTTGGGGGCATTGCCTTGGCTTCTATGGAAGTATTGAACGATTATGGAACTGTCAAATATTTTGGTGTAAACACTTTTACCACAGGCATTTTCCGTTCTTGGTTTTCTTTGGGTGATTCCACTACTGCCATTTACCTCGCGGCTATTTTGATGGTTTTTGTTTTCAGCATTCTATACCTTGAATCTTGGCAACGCGGCAATAGGCAATATGCCTCTTTAAAAGGTACTCATAAACCTACAGTTAGGCTTACTCCTACGAAAACCAAACGCTATTTCTACACAGCTCTTTGTTCATCTGTATTTCTGATAAGTTTTCTCATTCCATTTTTTCAGATTATTCATTGGGTTAGTTTAACCTATCATAAAGTTATCAACGAGGCGTTTTTTTTGCTGGTATACAGAAGCTTTACCTTAGCCGCAATCACTGGAATAGTCATCGTCATCCTGTCGGTAATTTTATTGTATACGCTTCGATTGAGTCCGTTCAAATGGATCAAAAACATCACTAAAATCTCTACTTTAGGCTATGCTATTCCTGGTGCTGTGATTGCTGTAGGAATTATGATTCCTTTTTTGGCGTTTGACAAATGGATTTACAATACTTTTCTGACAGCCAAAACAGCTGGTTTGTTCCTATCAGGAACACTCTTCGCTTTGGTATTTGCTTATGTGGTACGCTTTATGGCCGTAGGTTACAATCCTGTGGAATCAGGATTTCAAAAAATCGGCATTCATGTCAATGAGGCAAGCCGCCTGCTGGGGAGTAGAAGTACCAAAACCCTTTTCAAAATAGACCTCCCTTTGATCAAAAACTCTCTTGTATCAGGCGTATTATTGGTTTTTGTAGACGTCCTAAAAGAATTACCCTTAACT
- a CDS encoding Fe(3+) ABC transporter substrate-binding protein, producing the protein MLRSLIQSTFIAIAGAFLVACSTGTQEEVVNVYTHRHYEADQQLFDKFTEATGIKVNVVSASADELIQKLELEGPNSPADVLITVDAGRLYRAQSKDLFQQISSETLNGNIPAKFREPAGNWFGLTYRARILAYSVDRVNPEELSTYEALTEEQWKGRVLTRSSENIYNQSLLASVIAHKGSEGAAEWAAGLLGNMAREPKGSDRDQVKAVASGEGDVAIVNTYYIGIMLNDANEEERKAAEKVAIFFPNQDDRGTHINISGAGVTKYAPNKDNAVKLLEYLSSKEAQEFLASINFEYPVNPAASFSEQLLKWGTFKADEINLSVLGENNSEAVVVFDKVGWK; encoded by the coding sequence ATGTTAAGATCACTTATACAATCGACATTTATAGCAATCGCGGGAGCTTTCCTAGTGGCTTGCAGTACGGGTACCCAAGAGGAAGTTGTCAACGTTTACACGCACAGACATTACGAAGCTGATCAGCAACTCTTCGATAAATTTACAGAAGCTACAGGCATCAAAGTAAATGTAGTTTCTGCTTCCGCAGATGAATTGATTCAAAAATTGGAATTGGAAGGCCCAAATTCTCCAGCAGATGTATTGATTACCGTAGATGCTGGAAGACTTTATCGAGCACAAAGCAAAGATTTGTTTCAGCAAATATCTTCCGAAACATTGAATGGCAACATTCCCGCTAAATTTAGAGAACCTGCGGGTAATTGGTTTGGCCTAACGTATAGAGCTAGAATTTTGGCCTACAGTGTAGATCGTGTAAATCCAGAAGAATTAAGTACTTATGAAGCACTCACAGAGGAGCAATGGAAGGGAAGAGTCTTGACCCGATCCTCTGAGAATATTTACAATCAATCGCTATTGGCTTCTGTGATCGCACATAAAGGCAGTGAAGGAGCAGCTGAATGGGCCGCTGGTTTATTGGGCAATATGGCGAGAGAACCAAAAGGTTCTGACAGAGATCAAGTAAAAGCAGTGGCTTCTGGTGAAGGAGATGTTGCGATTGTTAATACATATTACATCGGTATTATGCTCAATGATGCCAACGAAGAAGAGCGAAAAGCAGCAGAAAAAGTTGCCATCTTCTTCCCAAATCAAGATGATAGAGGCACGCATATCAACATTTCAGGAGCAGGTGTAACCAAGTACGCTCCAAATAAAGACAATGCAGTAAAACTATTGGAATATCTTTCATCCAAAGAGGCTCAGGAGTTTTTGGCATCTATCAACTTTGAATATCCAGTAAATCCTGCTGCATCTTTCTCTGAGCAATTGCTCAAGTGGGGAACATTCAAAGCAGATGAAATTAATTTATCTGTATTAGGAGAAAATAACAGTGAAGCTGTCGTAGTATTTGACAAAGTGGGGTGGAAATAA